Proteins encoded within one genomic window of Dromaius novaehollandiae isolate bDroNov1 chromosome 7, bDroNov1.hap1, whole genome shotgun sequence:
- the RPL37A gene encoding large ribosomal subunit protein eL43 gives MAKRTKKVGIVGKYGTRYGASLRKMVKKIEISQHAKYTCSFCGKTKMKRKAVGIWHCGSCMKTVAGGAWTYNTTSAVTVKSAIRRLKELKDQ, from the exons ATG GCTAAGCGCACCAAGAAGGTTGGGATTGTGGGTAAATACGGTACCCGCTACGGTGCGTCCCTTAGGAAAATGGTAAAGAAGATTGAAATTAGCCAGCACGCTAAGTATACCTGCTCCTTCTGTGGCAAG accaaaatgaaaaggaaggctGTGGGTATCTGGCACTGTGGATCCTGCATGAAGACAGTTGCTGGTGGTGCCTGGACTTACAA TACCACCTCTGCAGTGACAGTCAAATCTGCGATTAGAAGACTGAAAGAATTAAAAGACCAGTAG